Genomic DNA from Candidatus Kapaibacterium sp.:
CCAGCTCTTGCATCAAAGGCTCATCAACGGCTAGCCGTCCGGCCGTGTCTACAATCACCACATCGCGAGCGCCGAGACGTGCCCGGTGAAGTGCTGCTTCCACGACCCTTTCTGGCTCTGCAATCCCCTCGGGACGAAAGAAGGCAACGCCTACCTGAGCTGCCAAGCACTCCAACTGTTCAATAGCCGCAGGGCGGCGCAGGTCAGCGGACGTCAGCAGGGGATGTCGGCCCTGTCGCCGGAGGTAGAGTGCGAGCTTGGCTGCTGTCGTCGTCTTGCCAGACCCTTGGAGACCTACAAGCAGAATCCGTGTCGGAGGCTTCGAGGCAAAGCGCAGCGGTACCCATTTCGTCCCTAAGAGCTGCAGCAGCTCTTCGTAGACGAGCTTCAGCAGGAACTGCTCCGGTAGTACCATCGGCGGTATTTGTGCCCCAACCGCTCGTTCGCGGACCCGCTCCAAGAACTGCCGAACGACGCTGACGTGGACGTCTGCTTCCAAGAGAGCGCGGCGGAGTTCCTGGAGTGGCTCTTCCAACTCGGCCGCGCTCAGGCTACGAACTCCACGCAGTCGACGCAGGACCTGCTGGAGACGCTCAGTCAGACGTTCAAACATCCGACTCTCCGTATCGTCCCAGAACTTGCAAAACTACACCTGCGTGCAACTCTATAGCCCCGTCAACAACGCGGTGCCGATCTCTTGCATCTATCGCTGCGAGTGCGTAATTTTGTAGCGCCTCCTAATGGCCTCCTTTGTGGTGGTGAAAGGTGGGAAGGGGAGTGCCCCTCGGCAGCCAACTGTCGAGGGGCATCTCACTTTTTAGAGCCCCAGAGGCACTCAAGCATTACCGCCCTGCGTCAACAGTCGCCGAGGTCTGTCCACAAGGAGCGGCGCCCGATGGTGGTCTCTCTGTTGCTGCTCTGTTGTAGCGGCATACTCCTGGCCCAGGTCCCTGGAGCACCTCAGCAGAGGCCAATAGCCCTCGTGAATGCGACTCTCTACACCGTCTCGCACGGCATCATAGAGGGTGGGACGCTGGTCTTCGACAAGGGCCGCATTGTTGCTGTTGGGAAGGATGTGACCATTCCTCCGACAGCCCTCCGCATCGACTGCACTGGTAAGCAGGTGTATCCTGGCTTCATTACTGCGTTCTCGCAGCTGGGACTCGTCGAGATTGATGCCGTCCGCGCTACGCGAGACGTGGCTGAAGTTGGAGACTTCAATCCAAATGTCGTAGCAGCCACCGCGTACAATGCCGATAGCGAAATCATTCCCACCGTCCGCTCTACTGGCGTCCTGATTGCCCACGTTGCCCCATTAGGAGGGCTCGTTGCCGGACGAAGTTCGGTGATGCATATGGACGGCTGGAACCACGAAGATGCTACCCTCCGACGGGTTGCCGGGATCGTGGTCTCTTTCCCCTCGCTGAGCCTCCGTGGCAGTTGGTGGGACCAGCGCTCTGTGGAGGAACGTCGCCGGGAACAGCGAGAACGGCTGCAGAAGCTCTACGACTTCTTCGAACAAGCCCTTGCATACCACCGGGCAGCCTCAGCTGGGACAGTTCACCTGGTAGACCTGCGATTTGAGGCAATGCGGGCTGTCTTCCGAGATTCGCTACCGGTCTTCATCCTAGCGGACGAATATGCCCAGATTCTGGAAGCCCTCCGCTTCGCCCGACACTTCGGGCTTCGGTGTGTGATCGTTGGAGGTGCTGACGCATGGCGCTGTCTGGAGGAGTTACGAGAAGCACGAGCAGCCGTCATCGTGCACGTCCATCGACTCCCTCGGCGCGAAGAGGACCCGTACGACATCGCCTATCGGCTTCCGGCGATACTGGAACAGGCAGGGATCCCGTTCGCAATCACCGAAGAGCACACTTGGCCTCAGCGGAATCTCCCCTTCAACCTCGGCACAGCTATAGCGTTTGGCCTCTCCCCTGAAGCAGCTCTCCGCTCCGTGACACTCTCCGCTGCAGAAATCCTGGGAGTGGCTGACCGTGTCGGCTCTCTGGAGGTTGGCAAAGACGCGACACTCTTCATCTGCTCTGGCGATCCCTTCGATGTACGCACCAACCGCGTGGAGTATGCTTTCATCCAAGGGCGTGCTGTTGACCTCAGTAGCCGCCACACGCGCCTGTCGGAGAAGTATCGGCAGCGCTATCGCCAGTGAGTCTGAATGACCGGACAACTCGTTGACCAACAGCCGGTAGAGATCCCATCGAACATCCGGTCGCTCTACCGGCGGCGCCTTTCTCCGGAAGCCTTCGAGCGCTTTTGCCGAGTCCGGCTCTACGGCATCACGTACCTCAGTGATGGCCTGCGAATCCGAGGGTTTATGGCACTACCTCCTGAAGAGCACTTGCCAGCCCCAGCACTCATCTTCAACCATGGTGGGGCAGGCGAGCGTGGGGCCCTGACGGCACGAACTGCTGCAGCAACCATCGGGCTCTTTGCAAGCTGGGGATACGTGGCGCTTGCTAGCCAATACCGCGGCGTTGGGGGCAGCGAGGGGACGGAGGAATGGGGCGGAGCAGATGTTGACGATGCGTTAGCCCTCCTCCCTCTCCTGGAGCGCCTCCCGTGGGCTGATCCCGATCGGATCGGACTCATCGGTGGCAGCCGAGGTGGGATGATGGCCCTACAGATGCTGCGTCGCACGAGTCGCTTCCGCGCTGCCGTAACGATTGGTGCTCCTACAATGCTCCACGCCTTGCCCCAAACCGATCCGCTCTACCGGACGATGCTCCGCTTCCTCCCGCCCCATGTCTCCCCTTCGGAAGCGGCCGCGGAGCGCTCCGCGGTGCTTTGGGCCCATGAACTCTGCAAGACGACACCACTCCTAGTACTCCACGGCACCGGGGACCGCCGAGTCTCCCCTGAGCATGCACTCTACCTCGGCTTAGCCCTCCAGCGCTCGCTCCATCCGTACAAGCTCATCCTCTACGACAACGCTGACCACGTCCTAGCTGGCCGGTGGGCTGAAAGCCTTGCTGACATCCGGTGGTGGCTGGACCACTACGTACGCGATCGCGCTCCGCTTCCCAAGGTAGGCCCCCATGGGGCTTGAGTACCTGCTGAGCACCACTGCTGCAGCACCTCTATGGCGTGGAGCACATGGTGGGGTTCCAACGCCGTCATACAGCGGAAATGCCCCAATGGGCACCGCTCCCGGCCAATGTGAGTGCAGGGACGGCAAGGCAGCGGGTACTGCACTACAACGTGCAGCACTCCGACCGGCTCAAACCCTAGCTCTGGTACCGTCGAGCCAAAGATGACAACGCTCGGAACCCGCCGTGCTGCGGCCAAATGGATGATACCACTGTCATTCCCCACAACGAGGTCCACCCCATCCAGCCGACGCGCAAGCTCTAGGAGGGAGTTGGTCACAACAAGCTCCACATCCGAGCCGATTTCGGTAGGCAGGGAATGAGTGCGGGCGTCGCCAGGATCCGTAACCACGACGAGTTCATATCCCCGCTGTCGCAGCAGCCGTCCGAGCGCTTGGAACCGTTCCAGTGGCCACCGCTTCGTCTGATGCCGGGCACCAGGCACAAGCGCAATCCGCTCCCACCGCCGTGGGCAGGACCGCAGCGAAGGCGGATAGACCTCTGCCGTTCGCTCCTCCGGCAGCCAACACTCTAGCCCTTGTCCGTCATCTTCGATACCGAGCTCCGCAACGGCCTGCCGATACCGCTCCACCACTGAAGGCAGTCGCCACCATCCCCATCGCTTGGCCCATACTAGTAAGAGCTTCCTCCAGCGCGCCTTCGGAGCCCGAAAGAGGCGAGCCCGCGGTCCCCAGCGTAGAAACGCTGTCCGCCAGTTGCGGTGGAGATCCACAATCCACAACTGCTCCCTGGGATTAAGCAGTCCAGCTCGCAGTAGACGGCGCTCCCTCTGGGCACTCCAGAAACCACCGGAGGCCTCGTAGGGCACCACAGCCGTCAAATACGGGTTGTACGCCAGCAGCTCGCGGTAGGATGATCGGACCACGGCAACGAGCTCGGCTGTCGGGAAATGCCGCCGCAGCTGCCGAATCAGAGGGGTCATCAGCAGGACATCACCAAGCGAGCTAAGCCGCAGCAGGACGATGCGGAGCATCTACTCGGCTGCCTCGCGTTCAATCCAGATCGTGACTGGTCCATCGTTGAGGAGCTCCACCTCCATCATCGCCCCGAAGATGCCCGAAGCTACAGGAACATCGTAGTCACGGCAGAAGAGGAGGAACTGGTCGTAGAGCTGTCGAGCCTGTTCTGGCGGAGCAGCATCGGTGAAGCTCGGGCGAAAGCCACGTCGGACGTCGCCGTAGAGCGTAAACTGTGACACCACCAACACCCCTCCCCCAACCTCCCGCACAGAGAGGTTCATCCGCCCTTCGGCGTCCGGGAAGACCCGCAAGTGGAAGAGCTTATGCGCCATCCAACGGAGCACCTCCAGGGTATCCGTTGAGGCAAAGCCGACGAATGCGAGGAGTCCTGGACCAATCTCCGCGACTACCTCTCCATCGACCCGAACGCGAGCGTAACGCACACGCTGCACCAATGTCCTCATCGCTCACCAGGGCTGGAACGGATACCCATTTCCAGTTACGTCCCTGCGGCGATGCCAGCGCCGCAGTAAGTACATCACCAACGGCGGAGCAAAGACTAGCACCAGCAGCACAACGCCCGTCAGCCAGTATACCACCGCCGCCAGCAGAAGCCCCAATAGCACTCCTAGCAACGAGAGTCCCCACGCTTGGCGTTCCAACTCATCCATTTTCCACCGCAACGATGGTCTGCAGACTCCGAGGGATTTGGGAATGGAGCTGTCCGCGGGCATAGAGCCCACAGCCAAGCTCAAACTCGCGGTAGCGCACGTGGACGAAGCCAGAATCTGAGAACCCTGCAGCTACATTCTGGGACTGCCCACTGACGAACCGAAGCGCTTCTTCACGACTCTGCAGCTCAACAACATGGCGCTGGATTGCCGCACCGAGTAGTTGGAGGGCCGCTGTCTTCGGCTTCACATGGCGCCGCTTGTAGCTCAGCAGCGGGATTCCGATGCTCTCCGGCGGGAGCAACGACGGCGGAGTGGTCTCAGGCGTGCTCATCCATACGACCTCCTGCCCACGCATCCAGTAGCGGTAACGGTCGAACAGCTCTGGATCTATCCCAAAGTGCGCCTTCATCCACTCTATCCCTTCCAGCCGAGCAGCTGGGACCATTGGGGCAGCCTGCCGAGGCAGCGTCTTCGCTTGCAGAGGCGGTAGAGGCACATCGGTGCGTCGAATCCGGGCCACGAAGAAGCCTCCTGTGTCGTTCAAGTGCGGCCAGTAGCGGCACGCGTGGACGAGATCGCTCCGCAGCTGTTTTCCTTCCCACTGCGTGATCCCAGGCATCGCCTGGAGCTCAGGGATGGAGTATGGCTCAATGACTCCATAGTCTCCAAGCACCGCGTCCAGCACCAACTCATTCTCCTCGGGGGCAAAGGTGCATGTGCTGTAGACGACCACTCCACCCGGCTTGACCAGCCGCAGGGCATGGCGGAGCAGAGCCCGCTGGACGGCCGTACAGTACTGCCGGAAGCGGTCCGTCACAGGTCGCCAGCTCTGGCCCGCCTTTCGTACCGTGCCTTCGCCAGTACAGGGAGCATCCACCAGTACGCGGTCCCAGACGCCCTCAGGAAGAGGCAGGAAGCGTCCGTCGTGCCAAGTCACCAGGACATTGACCAGCCCCAGACGGTCAACCGTCGTCCGCAAGCTCGACAAGCGCTCCCGTTGGAGTTCATTGGCCAGTACGCTCCCTGCGGGATAGACACGGAGAGCAAGCTGGGCGGTCTTCCCCCCTGGGGCAGCGCATAGGTCCACCACGTGTTCCCCCGGCTGCGGGTCTAGCGCCACCACAGCCGCCATAGCGATCTCTTCCTGGACGTAGTACCACCCCGCGATAAAGGGCAGTGTAGCACCCGGACGGTCAGAATTCCGCAGCCGGAAGGCCCCCGGATACCACGGCACTGCCTCCAGTTCGAATCCCTCCTCAGCACAGTAAGCCTGTAGCGCTTCCGGCGTGGTCTTGAGGGGATTGACCCAAATGCACGGAGTCAGCGGGACCTGCAGGCAGGCCCAGAAGTTTGCCGGGTCGTCCAACAGCGGCACGTACCGCGCGAAGGCTTTCTCGATTCGCTGCCACTCCATGTGTCCTTGGCGCTCCAGAGGTAATGACGAGGGGCCGCCTAAATTTGCGAGCGGCGCAGCACCTATGTGGCAGCTGACACTCTACATCGTACGCCAAATTGCTGCAATCTTTGGCTTCGGGATTGCAGCGCTCTGCATCATCTTCATCGTGGTCAACCTCATCGAGAACTTGGACGATTTCCTGGACACCAACACACCACCCGCGGTCATCGTGGAGTACTACCTCCTCTTCCTGCCGGAGATGTTGAAGTACGTCGCCCCGGTGGCTACCCTCCTGGCATGCCTCTTTGGGATCGGCCGCCTGACGCAGCGCCACGAAGTGACCGCAATGAAGGCGGCCGGGGTAGGACTCCACCAGATCACCGGCCCCGTTGTCGGTGCTGCGCTCTCGCTGAGCTTACTGCAGCTCGGCTTCAACGGCTGGATAGTACCGAAGGCTGCTGAGCGGAAGCTCAGCATTGAACGACGATACCTCCATCGCTCGCCTGGCAGCTCCACGCTTTTCCACTTAGCTTTCCGCGAGAGTCCCACGCTGACCATTCTCATCCAGCGCTACGAACCCGAGCGCCAACGAGCCTATGGGGTGGCCGTAGAGGAGTACTCCTCAGAATCCTCACCCCGGCTGCTGCGCCGTATAGAGGCAGCCGAGATGGTGTGGGACAGCTCCCTACAGCGATGGCGATTGTGGGACGTCCGTGAGCGGCACTACGCCGGAGGAGGATCGACCGTGCGGGCCTTTCCTGAGTTGACACTGGCTCTGCGTCTTCGGCACGAGACCATCCTGCAGCTCCAGCATACCCCTGCAGAAATGACACTACCAGAGCTCTCCCAGTACATTGCCACCCTCTCTACCAGCGGCCAAGACGTGCGAGCACTTCAGGTGAGGTACGTCAGTGAGTACGCCTTGCCATTCGCCCATGCAATCGTCGCACTCCTTGCGGTGCCGCTCGCTTCGGTCTACCGTCGCGCGGGACTAGCGGCTCAATTCGGGACAGCAGCCGTGCTGGCGTTTGTTTACTTAGTTGTCGCCCGCATGAGCCAGACAGCAGGTGCTGTTGCTGGACTCCCGCCGCTAGTGGCGGGATGGCTTGCAAATGGGTTGTTTTTGCTCATTGGCCTCGTCATCCTATGGCGCACGCGGACATAAGGGACTCCACTTCCCAACTCTCGGAGCGAGCACGGGAACTCCTCAGCACTCGAGGAAGGCTCTCCGCCCTAACCTCCACGCTCCGCCTTAGCATCTACGGTGACCCTCAAGAAGGACTTCCCCAAAACGGCTGGGGCAAGGGGATCGCAATCTGGTGGCGCGCCGTTGTGGTTCCGTTCTATTCACACTGGATCTCCAGCGCTGTCTATGCTGGGGCCGCCTTGCTACTGTTCCTGGTTGGTCTCCGGCGCTTTGCAGATGCCGTCAGCACCGAACTCCTCATAGTGGGATTTGCTGCTGAGGCAGTGCTCCTCCTCCTACTTGCGCTGGCGTCGCTCGCTGCACCCGTGGAAGCTCCCCAAAGCCCGAAGGAGCTGCAAGCTCTGACAGGACACATCGAAGGAATGGCCTCACACGTTGCTGACATCGCCGAAATTCTAAGCCACTCGCGGGGGCAGACGGCTACATTGGAGCAAGGCGTAGCCCAACTGACCCGATCCGTCGGCGAGCTTGTCCAGTTACTCCGGCAGACAACACAGGAACTCCAGCAGTGGCGCACCCAGGAGCTTCGGAGCCTGGTCCGCCAGGAGTTAGAGCAACTCCTCAGCGATGCTGTTAGGGAGAAGTTGAGCAGAGGCGGACGGGACACCGCCGAATGATGCATCCTTCTCTGCGGCGCGTGGAACCGTACTTCGTGCTCTACCTGATTGCCCTCTTCCTGCTCCTTGACCCCGCGCCACGGGCGACGGACCGACCTCGCACGCCGTCGCCTGACGAGCCCGCAGCCGTGGAGTTCTCTCTGCAGCCCACCGAACTCCGCTGCATCATCGTTGACAGCAGTGGCCGCAGATTTCTCCGACACTACGACTCCGTTGCAGAGCTACGATACTCTCGTCCGCTGAAATCCGCACGGCTCTCTCTGCAGTTGGATTCCGCAGGACATACGATTTGGCGCTCCGAAGCCAGCGACGTAGCCCCAATCCTCGCCGAGCATTCTCCGCAGGAACGCTGCTTCCGAATACTCTGGCGTTTCCCTTGGTGGAGGCCGGTGCTTCCGCCAGGAGAACACGTCTACACACTGTGGCTCCTGCTTCGCCACTCCGGCCCATTAGGATACTTCACGGAGCGCCTTTCTGCAGCGCTCCGCATTAGCGTCTTAGCCCATTCTCAAGCGGGCACCCAGCCAGAGCCTGCACCACCAGCTATAGCGTCGCAGCCTGCCCCTCCACCACCCCTACTGCTGGTGGCACCAGATACCGTCCTAGAGACCGCCCCATACAGCTCGTGGGAGCTAGACATCCTCGTCTATGGGGCGAGCCTCCCTGCTGATTTGGCCGCTCCCCCAGAGATTCAAGTCACAAGCGCCGCCGGAGGCACTGCAACCGTGATCCGCTACACAGACAACGCCGTGCGCCTTGGCGGCGTAGCCCCCCGCGAAGGGACGATGGACATCCGCCTTACACTGCTCCGCCGCGACGGACAGCAAAGCAGCGTCAGCCTCAGTGTCACAGCTCGTGCCCTACCTAATCCAGAGGTACCCTTGGAGCTCTACCCAGAGCGCACTTACACCATCGACCCCGCGCTCCGCCTACGTGGACAACGCACCCGCGCCGAACTGTGGGATGGGAACCGCCTGTGGGCATCCTCCACCGGCACGCCCCTCTCTATCTCTCCCCAATTGGCCGATACCGGAACAACCCTCCTCCTCCGCCGCTTCGTCAACGACCGCCTGGTTGACGAGTTCCGCATACCCATCCGCGACTTTCCCGCGCCGGAAGTAGTGGAAGTCCTTGCCGAAGGCTCAACACTTGTGGCCCGAACGCGGTGCTTCGGCACAGTCCGAAGCGAGCCCAACCGTTGCGAGCTCCGCTGCCGTGATGGGGCTGTCCGCGAGCTCTACGGAAACCGACGCCGCTACACAGTCGAGCCCTACGGGGTCGTGACGGAACAGAGCTTCGTCATAGAGAGCGTGGGTCCAGCCACCAGCGTAGAGTTCTCCGTGCACGATGCCGCTGGACGAGCGACCTACTGGCGCGGACGTCCGCGCAACCGATAGCACATGCTCACTCTGGTAGCTCCCACACTGCCTGGCGGAAGACCTCGCCGCGGTGCTCGAAGTTGAGGAACATGTCGAACGACTTACACGCCGGCGAAAAGAGCACTACATCCCCCGGCTGAGCAGCGTGAGCCGCAATCTGGACTGCTTCCT
This window encodes:
- a CDS encoding amidohydrolase family protein, with the protein product MVVSLLLLCCSGILLAQVPGAPQQRPIALVNATLYTVSHGIIEGGTLVFDKGRIVAVGKDVTIPPTALRIDCTGKQVYPGFITAFSQLGLVEIDAVRATRDVAEVGDFNPNVVAATAYNADSEIIPTVRSTGVLIAHVAPLGGLVAGRSSVMHMDGWNHEDATLRRVAGIVVSFPSLSLRGSWWDQRSVEERRREQRERLQKLYDFFEQALAYHRAASAGTVHLVDLRFEAMRAVFRDSLPVFILADEYAQILEALRFARHFGLRCVIVGGADAWRCLEELREARAAVIVHVHRLPRREEDPYDIAYRLPAILEQAGIPFAITEEHTWPQRNLPFNLGTAIAFGLSPEAALRSVTLSAAEILGVADRVGSLEVGKDATLFICSGDPFDVRTNRVEYAFIQGRAVDLSSRHTRLSEKYRQRYRQ
- a CDS encoding RsmB/NOP family class I SAM-dependent RNA methyltransferase, whose translation is MEWQRIEKAFARYVPLLDDPANFWACLQVPLTPCIWVNPLKTTPEALQAYCAEEGFELEAVPWYPGAFRLRNSDRPGATLPFIAGWYYVQEEIAMAAVVALDPQPGEHVVDLCAAPGGKTAQLALRVYPAGSVLANELQRERLSSLRTTVDRLGLVNVLVTWHDGRFLPLPEGVWDRVLVDAPCTGEGTVRKAGQSWRPVTDRFRQYCTAVQRALLRHALRLVKPGGVVVYSTCTFAPEENELVLDAVLGDYGVIEPYSIPELQAMPGITQWEGKQLRSDLVHACRYWPHLNDTGGFFVARIRRTDVPLPPLQAKTLPRQAAPMVPAARLEGIEWMKAHFGIDPELFDRYRYWMRGQEVVWMSTPETTPPSLLPPESIGIPLLSYKRRHVKPKTAALQLLGAAIQRHVVELQSREEALRFVSGQSQNVAAGFSDSGFVHVRYREFELGCGLYARGQLHSQIPRSLQTIVAVENG
- a CDS encoding LptF/LptG family permease, with protein sequence MWQLTLYIVRQIAAIFGFGIAALCIIFIVVNLIENLDDFLDTNTPPAVIVEYYLLFLPEMLKYVAPVATLLACLFGIGRLTQRHEVTAMKAAGVGLHQITGPVVGAALSLSLLQLGFNGWIVPKAAERKLSIERRYLHRSPGSSTLFHLAFRESPTLTILIQRYEPERQRAYGVAVEEYSSESSPRLLRRIEAAEMVWDSSLQRWRLWDVRERHYAGGGSTVRAFPELTLALRLRHETILQLQHTPAEMTLPELSQYIATLSTSGQDVRALQVRYVSEYALPFAHAIVALLAVPLASVYRRAGLAAQFGTAAVLAFVYLVVARMSQTAGAVAGLPPLVAGWLANGLFLLIGLVILWRTRT
- a CDS encoding glycosyltransferase family 9 protein: MLRIVLLRLSSLGDVLLMTPLIRQLRRHFPTAELVAVVRSSYRELLAYNPYLTAVVPYEASGGFWSAQRERRLLRAGLLNPREQLWIVDLHRNWRTAFLRWGPRARLFRAPKARWRKLLLVWAKRWGWWRLPSVVERYRQAVAELGIEDDGQGLECWLPEERTAEVYPPSLRSCPRRWERIALVPGARHQTKRWPLERFQALGRLLRQRGYELVVVTDPGDARTHSLPTEIGSDVELVVTNSLLELARRLDGVDLVVGNDSGIIHLAAARRVPSVVIFGSTVPELGFEPVGVLHVVVQYPLPCRPCTHIGRERCPLGHFRCMTALEPHHVLHAIEVLQQWCSAGTQAPWGPTLGSGARSRT
- a CDS encoding alpha/beta fold hydrolase, whose translation is MTGQLVDQQPVEIPSNIRSLYRRRLSPEAFERFCRVRLYGITYLSDGLRIRGFMALPPEEHLPAPALIFNHGGAGERGALTARTAAATIGLFASWGYVALASQYRGVGGSEGTEEWGGADVDDALALLPLLERLPWADPDRIGLIGGSRGGMMALQMLRRTSRFRAAVTIGAPTMLHALPQTDPLYRTMLRFLPPHVSPSEAAAERSAVLWAHELCKTTPLLVLHGTGDRRVSPEHALYLGLALQRSLHPYKLILYDNADHVLAGRWAESLADIRWWLDHYVRDRAPLPKVGPHGA
- the dtd gene encoding D-aminoacyl-tRNA deacylase, translated to MRTLVQRVRYARVRVDGEVVAEIGPGLLAFVGFASTDTLEVLRWMAHKLFHLRVFPDAEGRMNLSVREVGGGVLVVSQFTLYGDVRRGFRPSFTDAAPPEQARQLYDQFLLFCRDYDVPVASGIFGAMMEVELLNDGPVTIWIEREAAE